ATATGGATGTATTGGTTAACACCATTTCTATCAAAGAAAATCAAAACTAAATTATTTAAACTTGACTACTCTGAAAAAGCAAAAGAAGGTATTCATTACAAAATTATGGGATCATTCTTCTTAGCCAAAAAGAATGATTTTATAAAGTGTGGTATGATGGATCCGAATACATTTCTTTATGCTGAAGAATTAATCTTATCAGAAAGACTATCCAATATTGGAAAATTTGCCTATTATTACCCTGAAGTAACAATTATTCACGAACATGGTAAAACTACTTCTCAACATTATAACACTATTCAAACAAGTCTAAAAAAATATGAAAGTGAAAATTACTATTATCGTAAATATAAAAATATTTCTTTATTAAGCATTTTCTTAGCAGGCATTTCTTTAAAATTTTATCTAAAACTAAAAGGTCTTCAAAAATGAAAATCCTATATATTTCGAACAATTATCTAAACGGCAATAGTGGAGGTAATTATGCAACTAGAGCTTTTGTCAATGCATTTGCAGAAATTGCAGATGAAATTCTATTACTTTATCCTGATAAAGGGCAAGATATAAAAAAATATGTGAATAATAAAATTAAATATAAAGGCGTTTCAAACAACAAAAATAATATAGAAAAATTATTTGATATATATATTGGCAAAATAAATAGATATACAAATGTAGTTATCACGGAAATTAAAAAATTTGATCCTGATATTGTTGTTTTTGATGGTAGCCGTAATTCTGCTGGACTGATAAAAAAAATCAATAAAAAAATAATAACAATTCATCACAACTATGAAATTGAGTATTACAAAGACACTCCTCCATCGATTTTATGGAGAATTCCATTTATGTATTATATAAAAAAAGCAGAAAAAAATGCAGTTCAATTAAGTGATGTAAATTTAACGCTTACCAATCAAGATATTAAACTATTAAAAATGCATTATGATCATAATAATACAGTTAAATTTAAAAAAGTTGGTTGTTTTGAATGTGAAAAAAAGAATATCGTTCCAAATTTCCTAGAAAAGGAACAAGACAATAATTCTCTAGTTTTTGCAATAACAGGATCGCTTTGTGATATTCAAACAGTAAATCCAATTATTCAATTTATATACAACTACTATCCTATAATATTAAAAAAACACCCAAATAGTAAACTTATAATTTCAGGAAAAAATCCTTCAAATAAAATAATTAAATCTTGTTCTAAATTTCCTGATTCAATTATTCTAATTCCAAACCCAGATAACATGCAAGAAGTAATTCACCAAGCCGATATATACATATGTCCTATTAATCTTGGTGGAGGATTAAAATTACGTATAATGGATGGTTTAAAAGCAGGTCTGCCTGTATTATCTCACGTTGTTTCTTCAAGAGGTTATGATGATTTTCAAAATGTTGGATATTTATTCGTCTATGAAAATAAAAAAACTTTTACTGAAATGCTAGAACAACTCTTATTAGAAAGAGAAAAAGGTAAATTAGATAAAATGAAAATAAAAAATCATTATTCAACACTATTCTCTTTTGAATCAGGAGTAAAAAGATTAAGACACATCTTGTCAAATGATTTATAATAACAAATAATTCATAATACATTGTCACTCATATGAATAAAAGAAAGATTATTGTATTCCACCCTGCTTTAGCACCTTATAGAATTGATTTTTTTAATGATTTATATAAAGAATTTGATGCTGAAATATTTTTTTTAAAAAACAACTTACATTCTCAAAAATTTGATTCCAATAAATTATTATGCCAACTAAATTTTAAACCAAAATATATTACAACTGGCTTTGAATTAAAACACAAAAACCGAATAATTAGATTTGGTTATCTATACAAAATAATTAAATTCAAACCAAAAATAATTCTATGTTGGGAATTCAATCCTATAACAATTATAATCTTATTATTTGCTAAATTATTTTTGTGTAATACAAAAGTATACACAATGTGTGATGATAGCCTTGATGTTGCAATTAATTGTTCCACATTTCGATCGTTAGCACGTACCATTTGCATTAAATATTTAGATGGAATAATATTTGGTAATGACGCTGCAAAAAATTGGTATATTACAAATTACAACAATATACGCGCTGTTGTTTTCCCAATTATACAAAAAGAAGAACGTATTTTTGAAATTATAAAAAACACAGATTATACTTCTAATGTATACATAAACAAATTTGATTTAAAAGACAAAGATGTATTGTTATTCGTAGGACGTTTGGTTGATGTTAAAAATTTGAATTTTCTAATTGAAGTATTTTCAGATTATGTTTTATTGAACAAAAATGCTAGACTAATATTAGTAGGCGATGGTGATAAAAAAAATGAACTTAAAAATTTAGTGCTAAATTTAAATATACAAGATTATGTTTTATTTACTGGCCGATATGAAAATGAAGAACTATATGCATGGTACAAAATCGCTGATTATTTCATACTACCAAGTACATCTGAAACATTTGGAGCAGTTGTAAATGAAGCATTAATAGCAGGTTTACCTGTACTATGTTCAAATTTAGCTGGTGCATCATGCTTAATAACATCAGATAATGGAATTTGTTTTGATCCATTCAACAAAAAAGATTTATTGAATATATTTAAATACAATATAAAAAAAAGAAATAAATTAACCGTAAACAACAGCAAAATGCCATATAGTTATCATGAAAAAATTACAGAGTTAATCTGCTTTTTAAAAGAATAAAATTTCACACTTACTTTTTACTAAAAGTGCAATTATGAAAAATAAAAGATTCATTGTATATACCTCAGGTACATTTGATATGTTTCATTCTAATCATTTAAAAATGATTAAGTACGCAAGAGGTTTAGCAGACATTTTAATTGTTGGTGTAAGCACTGATGAACTAGTGTGTACTTATAAAAATACACCTATAATTCCATTTGAAGAGAGGCTTTCAATTGTAGAAGCACTTAAATATCCAGATTTAGTTATTCCTCAAAATACATTAGACCATACAGAATTAGTAAAAAACTTAAATATTGATGCGTTTGTAGTTGGAGATGATTGGAAAGGTAAATACGACTACCTTAGGGATATAGGTATTTTAGTGTATTATTTCCCATATGGTAATGGAATTTCTTCAACTTCTTTAAAAGAAAGTATATATAAAAAATATGAGGAATTAAAATATAAAGCAGATAAACACGATAACCCTAAAGTAGTCTTTTAGTATGAAATATGCACTAATAACAGGTGGCACTAAAGGTATTGGAAAAGCAATCGGTAAAAGCCTGTTAAAAAAAGGTTATTCAGTAATACTTAATTATTCAACGGATGATAACACTGCCCGACAAGTTTTAAACGATCTTTCTCTGAAATATCCTGAACGTATTAGTATTATAAAAACTGATCTAAGTTCTATCGATAACGTTAATAACTTTTGTATCAAAGTAACAAGTATTACTTCTAAACTTGATGTTTTAATCTTAAATACAGGTATTACAGATCGTTCTAATTTTTTAGAAATTAAAGAAGAACAATGGGAAAAAGTAATTAATACAAATGTTTCCATTCCATTCTTTTTAATCCAAAGACTTTACAGAATAATACCAACAAATGGTTCAATAATTTTTACTGGTTCCTTAATGGGAATTTATCCTCACTCATTTTCCATATCCTACGGAGTAACAAAAGCTGCTGTTCATGCTCTTGTGAAAAATCTAGTTAAATTTCTAAGCCCGTATCAGATAAGAGTTAATGCTGTTGCTCCTGGTTTTATAGATACTGAATGGCAACAAGAAAAATCACATGAATTAAGGAATAAAATTGAACATAAGATTAGTTTAAAAAGATTTGGTCAACCAATAGAAGTTGCAAATGCTTGCCTATTCTTAATCCAGAATAATTATGTAAATGGGGAGATACTAGTTGTTGATGGTGGTTATAATTTTGTTTAAAAAATGAAAATATGAAAAAAGCCATTTCTAAAATACTTTATTATATTACGAAGTTAACGCCTAAATTTGATTGGATAATTATACAAACATATCCTATATGGGAAGATAATGGTGTAGCTGTATATGAATACTATAAAAATACTCATAAGATTATTTGGCTTATACCAGACAAATTAGAGTTTATACCTTTTCAAATAAATAAAAATACCATTTTCCTAAAGCGTAATTCAATAAGAGCAATATTTTATTATATCTTTTCACGTTATGTATTTATGACACATGGTTTATATTTTCGCAAATTCCCGAAAAATCAAATATCAGTAAATCTATGGCACGGTATGCCCTTGAAACGTATAGGTGTTGAAAAAGGAAAATCTCAATTAATTACTAACTATACATTATCAACATCTGTA
This window of the uncultured Acetobacteroides sp. genome carries:
- a CDS encoding glycosyltransferase, with translation MKILYISNNYLNGNSGGNYATRAFVNAFAEIADEILLLYPDKGQDIKKYVNNKIKYKGVSNNKNNIEKLFDIYIGKINRYTNVVITEIKKFDPDIVVFDGSRNSAGLIKKINKKIITIHHNYEIEYYKDTPPSILWRIPFMYYIKKAEKNAVQLSDVNLTLTNQDIKLLKMHYDHNNTVKFKKVGCFECEKKNIVPNFLEKEQDNNSLVFAITGSLCDIQTVNPIIQFIYNYYPIILKKHPNSKLIISGKNPSNKIIKSCSKFPDSIILIPNPDNMQEVIHQADIYICPINLGGGLKLRIMDGLKAGLPVLSHVVSSRGYDDFQNVGYLFVYENKKTFTEMLEQLLLEREKGKLDKMKIKNHYSTLFSFESGVKRLRHILSNDL
- a CDS encoding glycosyltransferase — translated: MNKRKIIVFHPALAPYRIDFFNDLYKEFDAEIFFLKNNLHSQKFDSNKLLCQLNFKPKYITTGFELKHKNRIIRFGYLYKIIKFKPKIILCWEFNPITIIILLFAKLFLCNTKVYTMCDDSLDVAINCSTFRSLARTICIKYLDGIIFGNDAAKNWYITNYNNIRAVVFPIIQKEERIFEIIKNTDYTSNVYINKFDLKDKDVLLFVGRLVDVKNLNFLIEVFSDYVLLNKNARLILVGDGDKKNELKNLVLNLNIQDYVLFTGRYENEELYAWYKIADYFILPSTSETFGAVVNEALIAGLPVLCSNLAGASCLITSDNGICFDPFNKKDLLNIFKYNIKKRNKLTVNNSKMPYSYHEKITELICFLKE
- a CDS encoding adenylyltransferase/cytidyltransferase family protein, producing the protein MKNKRFIVYTSGTFDMFHSNHLKMIKYARGLADILIVGVSTDELVCTYKNTPIIPFEERLSIVEALKYPDLVIPQNTLDHTELVKNLNIDAFVVGDDWKGKYDYLRDIGILVYYFPYGNGISSTSLKESIYKKYEELKYKADKHDNPKVVF
- a CDS encoding SDR family oxidoreductase encodes the protein MKYALITGGTKGIGKAIGKSLLKKGYSVILNYSTDDNTARQVLNDLSLKYPERISIIKTDLSSIDNVNNFCIKVTSITSKLDVLILNTGITDRSNFLEIKEEQWEKVINTNVSIPFFLIQRLYRIIPTNGSIIFTGSLMGIYPHSFSISYGVTKAAVHALVKNLVKFLSPYQIRVNAVAPGFIDTEWQQEKSHELRNKIEHKISLKRFGQPIEVANACLFLIQNNYVNGEILVVDGGYNFV